One stretch of Apis cerana isolate GH-2021 linkage group LG8, AcerK_1.0, whole genome shotgun sequence DNA includes these proteins:
- the LOC108003438 gene encoding cytospin-A isoform X5, which translates to MFRQLLDALGGNTAQSGMSVGSGRRAPFKRARVTSILVTNKSTKTRSKSDLILLPNTGKKRDVVTSFFSPKQPVIKKIERTIKYETKLQQQHKSLFRRGQQQPPTQSQQQQQQQQQISLRQAPSASSLEVKNENSSADNWCSLGKEGAKGNAKNSYNPKGPTKGSRMQDLEREIEVLRKEHVRLESSLREASCDAQNLLELRAELTSLKEQHSLELERLTEENETLRARLRDVAHSPLSDSEKQQLLLDASRLHNSAPASIAIPQDEGSISVTTISQDNAQCTTPDWDKHSSSSVSEVSVACLQDRILQMEETHYSTNEELQATIQELSDLQAQLTELQADNERLTEEKDVLLESLCRQTEKLEDSRSKVDTLQGLLLREEQPQESSKGYNTEREQKLVDLLKSAQEERESLLQKQEELTSELKSLRAAAEINATETERLTKCVHLLESSVETANIERKQLDMELTEARQEGANRNIEISRLTTLLENARAKIEELEQSRQVENKSEADELLDAARREKDTLETQAAALQEQLARSHCDHDRLRDQYSQLQEEYKVARNNAKSAIDDLEYRLDQLKDERLSVSTELQLVRDSLAELQAQCQRHLEDKRELKAALNEAQRRERDIQSRQYELEHALTEERKLRQEEITEWEQFQTDLLMTVRVANDFKTEAQSELERVVMENKAQRDKLRALEAQLDKLNKEEIKHNFEIKNNLLESNDFENRYFFEKQSSIECDDFDRKINIETSKKTKSNKYFDFTENYSKFYIPNISISKENEIIKSSLLKNIKSIQNVGTDSYGIEISNSQVFVPKNYIYSGIENAMNDLKFEVDPNMRKILQESTQTNNNSININNFKITSTQESQHLNESKIENGFASDSRNKENAFLMQVSEFKKLEEEYKNNYFLYKKRRFLKKNESKISSEIVDSLLDTTYKQKLFSSTLKNRSFFTSLDNLNLQTYSDNLNNENIKKLKQKKEFIPYNYDIESAICKKDINDSLSTESKNLSIEPYLYQKSKDLDSLNLKKEDIKREKYNTYPILFPLENISRSTLDSLPFNSQFALRKLITSYSNKTTAELDSTLIQKTIDETMRLDDELRKTEKNLSLCEVNRLKRMKFLNMNLSQSESNAETNINNSIIIYKKKIKNENFNLNSDSKINQNNNNLAFKNKSLIGRTSSLREKFETIIEDVDLKPGRQIANQKVIQQSQQRPASTPIETQHCVLTSVQQEIAARRKANISRQDSRLSVKCLIESIENATKQAKAGPGSRSSSTSSLNSIGTNDIMTLKAPLREQQQINNLICTTNSTNNNKTQTTIRKPLSETKSTVPVVLSSGELLESAALNAKAIDFVRRNSVTDLSERKDPLCGLIKNGGSKRNALLKWCQNKTMGYRNIDITNFSSSWNDGLAFCAILHSYLPHKVPYDTLTPVEKRRNFSIAFSAAESVGIPTTLNIGEMCQLERPDWQQVMTYVTSIYKHFET; encoded by the exons ATCGCTGTTTCGCAGAGGCCAACAACAACCGCCGACGCAGtcgcagcagcagcaacaacaacagcaacagaTTTCGCTGCGTCAGGCGCCAAGCGCCTCTTCACTCGAGGTGAAGAACGAGAATTCATCAGCAGACAATTGGTGCTCCCTCGGTAAAGAAGGAGCTAAAGGAAACgctaaaaatagttataatccTAAGGGACCCACCAAAGGGTCCAGGATGCAGGATCTTGAACGGGAAATTGAAGTGTTACGCAAGGAACACGTCCGACTCGAATCAAGTTTACGGGAAGCGTCTTGTGATGCTCAAAATCTTCTTGAACTACGTGCCGAGCTTACCTCTCTCAAG gaaCAACATAGTTTGGAATTAGAACGTCTTActgaagaaaatgaaactcTTCGAGCAAGACTTAGAGATGTAGCTCATTCTCCTTTATCAGATTCAGAAAAACAACAATTACTTTTGGATGCCTCAAGATTACACAATTCTGCACCAGCATCAATAGCAATTCCTCAAGATGAAGGATCCATATCTGTTACAACTATATCCCAAGATAATGCTCAGTGTACTACCCCAGATTGGGATAAACATTCTTCTAGTTCTGTATCAGAAGTTTCTGTTGCATGTCTACAAGATAGAATTTTGCAAATGGAAGAAACTCATTATTCAACAAATGAAGAGTTACAAGCAACAATTCAAGAATTAAGCGATTTAcaa GCTCAGCTTACAGAATTACAAGCTGACAATGAAAGATTaacagaagaaaaagatgtGCTGTTAGAATCATTATGTAGACAAACAGAAAAACTTGAAGACTCTCGTTCCAAAGTTGATACATTGCAAGGTCTATTATTAAGAGAAGAGCAACCTCAAGAATCTTCCAAAGGATATAATACAGAACGAGAACAGAAATTAGTAGATCTTCTAAAA AGTGCACAAGAAGAACGAGAATCCTTGCTACAAAAACAAGAAGAATTAACATCCGAACTAAAAAGTCTTCGAGCAGCTGCAGAAATCAATGCCACAGAAACAGAACGATTAACAAAATGTGTCCATTTGTTAGAATCCTCGGTAGAGACagcaaatattgaaagaaaacaaCTAGATATGGAATTAACAGAAGCTAGACAAGAAGGTGCAAATCGAAATATAGAAATCAGCAGGTTAACTACGCTATTGGAAAATGCCCGAgcgaaaattgaagaattagaACAATCGAGACaagtagaaaataaaagtgaagCAGATGAACTTTTAGATGCTgctagaagagaaaaagacacTTTAGAAACACAAGCGGCAGCCTTGCAAGAACAATTAGCGCGTTCGCATTGCGATCACGATCGTCTTAGAGATCAATATTCACAACTTCAAGAAGAATACAAA gtaGCGCGTAATAATGCTAAATCAGCTATTGATGATCTGGAATACAGATTGGATCAATTGAAAGACGAAAGATTATCTGTGAGTACAGAATTACAACTTGTGAGGGATTCCTTAGCAGAGTTGCAGGCACAATGTCAAAGGCATTTGGaagataaaagagaattaaagGCCGCATTAAATGAAGCTCAAAGGAGGGAACGCGATATTCAGTCACGCCAGTATGAATTAGAACATGCTTTGACTGAAGAACGTAAATTGAGACAAGAAGAAATCACTGAATGGGAACAGTTTCAGACAGATCTATTGATGACCGTTCGTGTCGCAAACGATTTTAAAACGGAAGCACAAAGTGAGTTAGAGCGAGTTGTAATGGAGAATAAAGCACAGAGAGATAAACTAAGAGCATTAGAAGCGCAACTTGATAAGCTAAATAAAG aaGAAATTAagcataattttgaaataaaaaataatttattagaatctaatgattttgaaaatcgatattttttcgaaaaacaatCTTCAATAGAATGTGAtgattttgatagaaaaataaatatagaaacttCCAAGAAAACGaaatcaaacaaatattttgattttaccgaaaactattcgaaattttacataccaaatatatcaatttcaaaggaaaatgaaattataaaatcatctttattaaaaaacataaaaagcatTCAAAATGTCGGAACAGATTCTTATGGTATTGAAATCTCTAATAGTCAAGTTTTTGTTcctaaaaattacatatattccgGTATAGAGAATGCAAtgaatgatttgaaatttgaagtaGACCCAAAcatgagaaaaatattgcaagaAAGTACTCAAACaaacaataattcaataaatataaataattttaaaataactagtACCCAAGAATCTCAACATTTAAATGAgtctaaaatagaaaatgggTTTGCATCTGattcaagaaataaagaaaatgcttTTCTCATGCAAGTTTctgaattcaaaaaattagaagaagaatataaaaataattattttttatataaaaagcgtagatttctgaaaaaaaatgagtCTAAAATTAGTAGTGAAATTGTTGATTCTCTTTTAGATACtacttataaacaaaaattattctcttctactttgaaaaatcgaagCTTTTTTACTTCTTTAGATAATCTGAATTTACAAACTTAttctgataatttaaataatgaaaatataaaaaaactaaagcaaaaaaaggaatttataccttataattatgatattgaaaGTGCAATATGCAAAAAAGATATCAATGATTCACTATCTACAGAatcaaaaaatctttcaattgaGCCTTActtatatcaaaaatcaaaagatttagattccttaaatcttaaaaaagaagatataaagagagaaaaatataatacatatcctattctctttcctttggaaaatatatctaGATCTACTTTAGATAGTCTGCCTTTCAATTCACAATTTGCATTAAGGAAACTTATAACATCATATTCAAACAAAACTACTGCAGAATTAGATTCTACCTTGATACAGAAAACTATTGATGAAACAATGAGACTCGATGATGAGTTACGAAagactgaaaaaaatttatcgctaTGTGAagtaaatagattaaaacgtatgaaattcttaaatatgaatttatctcAATCTGAATCAAATGCagaaactaatataaataattctataatcatatataaaaaaaaaataaaaaatgagaatttcaatttaaattcagattcgaaaataaatcaaaataataataatttagcgTTCAAGAATAAATCTCTAATAGGAAGGACTTCAtctttaagagaaaaatttgagaCGATTATCGAAGATGTGGATCTGAAACCAGGCCGACAAATAG cTAATCAAAAAGTAATTCAGCAATCACAACAAAGACCAGCGAGTACACCGATTGAAACCCAACATTGTGTGTTGACGAGTGTTCAACAGGAGATTGCTGCACGTCGAAAAGCTAATATTTCTCGTCAAGATTCAAGATTATCTGTAAAATGTTTGATAGAAAGCATTGAAAATGCTACGAAACAAGCAAAAGCAG gccCTGGGAGTCGTAGTAGTTCTACATCTTCACTTAATTCCATTGGAACGAATGACATAATGACATTAAAAGCTCCACTTCGAGAACAACagcaaattaataatcttatttgcACGACTAAttcaacgaataataataaaacccAAACCACAATTAGAAAACCATTGTCAg aaaCAAAGTCAACAGTACCCGTAGTGTTGAGCTCTGGCGAATTATTAGAATCTGCTGCTCTAAATGCGAAGGCCATTGACTTCGTACGTCGTAACAGCGTAACGGATTTATCGGAACGTAAAGATCCTCTTTgtggtttaataaaaaatggagGGTCGAAACGAAATGCATTGCTTAAATGGTGTCAGAACAAAACCATGGGTTAtcgaaatatagatattacaaattttagtaGCTCATGGAACGACGGTTTGGCTTTTTGCGCTATTCTTCATTCCTATCTTCCACATAAAGTACCATATGACACATTAACACCagtagaaaaaagaagaaatttttctattgctTTCTCCGCGGCGGAGAGCGTTGGAATACCTACTACATTG AATATAGGGGAAATGTGTCAATTAGAACGACCTGATTGGCAACAAGTTATGACATATGTGACCAGTATTTATAAACACTTCGaaacataa
- the LOC108003438 gene encoding cytospin-A isoform X2, producing MFRQLLDALGGNTAQSGMSVGSGRRAPFKRARVTSILVTNKSTKTRSKSDLILLPNTGKKRDVVTSFFSPKQPVIKKIERTIKYETKLQQQHKGQQQPPTQSQQQQQQQQQISLRQAPSASSLEVKNENSSADNWCSLGKEGAKGNAKNSYNPKGPTKGSRMQDLEREIEVLRKEHVRLESSLREASCDAQNLLELRAELTSLKEQHSLELERLTEENETLRARLRDVAHSPLSDSEKQQLLLDASRLHNSAPASIAIPQDEGSISVTTISQDNAQCTTPDWDKHSSSSVSEVSVACLQDRILQMEETHYSTNEELQATIQELSDLQAQLTELQADNERLTEEKDVLLESLCRQTEKLEDSRSKVDTLQGLLLREEQPQESSKGYNTEREQKLVDLLKSAQEERESLLQKQEELTSELKSLRAAAEINATETERLTKCVHLLESSVETANIERKQLDMELTEARQEGANRNIEISRLTTLLENARAKIEELEQSRQVENKSEADELLDAARREKDTLETQAAALQEQLARSHCDHDRLRDQYSQLQEEYKVARNNAKSAIDDLEYRLDQLKDERLSVSTELQLVRDSLAELQAQCQRHLEDKRELKAALNEAQRRERDIQSRQYELEHALTEERKLRQEEITEWEQFQTDLLMTVRVANDFKTEAQSELERVVMENKAQRDKLRALEAQLDKLNKGSLTVSQCKSFGNITGNSCKPTGNILKRGRTIIKKKYESKKETLKFDHFKIITETNSNNKEDLKINDSKNLSSLIIHKDTEFENSNEVSYLKQPLELNDKFFTEEIKHNFEIKNNLLESNDFENRYFFEKQSSIECDDFDRKINIETSKKTKSNKYFDFTENYSKFYIPNISISKENEIIKSSLLKNIKSIQNVGTDSYGIEISNSQVFVPKNYIYSGIENAMNDLKFEVDPNMRKILQESTQTNNNSININNFKITSTQESQHLNESKIENGFASDSRNKENAFLMQVSEFKKLEEEYKNNYFLYKKRRFLKKNESKISSEIVDSLLDTTYKQKLFSSTLKNRSFFTSLDNLNLQTYSDNLNNENIKKLKQKKEFIPYNYDIESAICKKDINDSLSTESKNLSIEPYLYQKSKDLDSLNLKKEDIKREKYNTYPILFPLENISRSTLDSLPFNSQFALRKLITSYSNKTTAELDSTLIQKTIDETMRLDDELRKTEKNLSLCEVNRLKRMKFLNMNLSQSESNAETNINNSIIIYKKKIKNENFNLNSDSKINQNNNNLAFKNKSLIGRTSSLREKFETIIEDVDLKPGRQIANQKVIQQSQQRPASTPIETQHCVLTSVQQEIAARRKANISRQDSRLSVKCLIESIENATKQAKAGPGSRSSSTSSLNSIGTNDIMTLKAPLREQQQINNLICTTNSTNNNKTQTTIRKPLSETKSTVPVVLSSGELLESAALNAKAIDFVRRNSVTDLSERKDPLCGLIKNGGSKRNALLKWCQNKTMGYRNIDITNFSSSWNDGLAFCAILHSYLPHKVPYDTLTPVEKRRNFSIAFSAAESVGIPTTLNIGEMCQLERPDWQQVMTYVTSIYKHFET from the exons AGGCCAACAACAACCGCCGACGCAGtcgcagcagcagcaacaacaacagcaacagaTTTCGCTGCGTCAGGCGCCAAGCGCCTCTTCACTCGAGGTGAAGAACGAGAATTCATCAGCAGACAATTGGTGCTCCCTCGGTAAAGAAGGAGCTAAAGGAAACgctaaaaatagttataatccTAAGGGACCCACCAAAGGGTCCAGGATGCAGGATCTTGAACGGGAAATTGAAGTGTTACGCAAGGAACACGTCCGACTCGAATCAAGTTTACGGGAAGCGTCTTGTGATGCTCAAAATCTTCTTGAACTACGTGCCGAGCTTACCTCTCTCAAG gaaCAACATAGTTTGGAATTAGAACGTCTTActgaagaaaatgaaactcTTCGAGCAAGACTTAGAGATGTAGCTCATTCTCCTTTATCAGATTCAGAAAAACAACAATTACTTTTGGATGCCTCAAGATTACACAATTCTGCACCAGCATCAATAGCAATTCCTCAAGATGAAGGATCCATATCTGTTACAACTATATCCCAAGATAATGCTCAGTGTACTACCCCAGATTGGGATAAACATTCTTCTAGTTCTGTATCAGAAGTTTCTGTTGCATGTCTACAAGATAGAATTTTGCAAATGGAAGAAACTCATTATTCAACAAATGAAGAGTTACAAGCAACAATTCAAGAATTAAGCGATTTAcaa GCTCAGCTTACAGAATTACAAGCTGACAATGAAAGATTaacagaagaaaaagatgtGCTGTTAGAATCATTATGTAGACAAACAGAAAAACTTGAAGACTCTCGTTCCAAAGTTGATACATTGCAAGGTCTATTATTAAGAGAAGAGCAACCTCAAGAATCTTCCAAAGGATATAATACAGAACGAGAACAGAAATTAGTAGATCTTCTAAAA AGTGCACAAGAAGAACGAGAATCCTTGCTACAAAAACAAGAAGAATTAACATCCGAACTAAAAAGTCTTCGAGCAGCTGCAGAAATCAATGCCACAGAAACAGAACGATTAACAAAATGTGTCCATTTGTTAGAATCCTCGGTAGAGACagcaaatattgaaagaaaacaaCTAGATATGGAATTAACAGAAGCTAGACAAGAAGGTGCAAATCGAAATATAGAAATCAGCAGGTTAACTACGCTATTGGAAAATGCCCGAgcgaaaattgaagaattagaACAATCGAGACaagtagaaaataaaagtgaagCAGATGAACTTTTAGATGCTgctagaagagaaaaagacacTTTAGAAACACAAGCGGCAGCCTTGCAAGAACAATTAGCGCGTTCGCATTGCGATCACGATCGTCTTAGAGATCAATATTCACAACTTCAAGAAGAATACAAA gtaGCGCGTAATAATGCTAAATCAGCTATTGATGATCTGGAATACAGATTGGATCAATTGAAAGACGAAAGATTATCTGTGAGTACAGAATTACAACTTGTGAGGGATTCCTTAGCAGAGTTGCAGGCACAATGTCAAAGGCATTTGGaagataaaagagaattaaagGCCGCATTAAATGAAGCTCAAAGGAGGGAACGCGATATTCAGTCACGCCAGTATGAATTAGAACATGCTTTGACTGAAGAACGTAAATTGAGACAAGAAGAAATCACTGAATGGGAACAGTTTCAGACAGATCTATTGATGACCGTTCGTGTCGCAAACGATTTTAAAACGGAAGCACAAAGTGAGTTAGAGCGAGTTGTAATGGAGAATAAAGCACAGAGAGATAAACTAAGAGCATTAGAAGCGCAACTTGATAAGCTAAATAAAG GCAGCCTCACAGTATCTCAATGTAAGAGTTTTGGTAACATTACTGGAAATTCTTGCAAACCTACTGGCAATATCTTAAAACGTGGCCGTACtattataaagaagaaatatgagtccaagaaagaaactttaaaatttgatcattttaaaataataacagaaacaaattcaaataataaagaggatttaaaaattaacgattcgAAAAACTTAAGTTCATTGATTATTCATAAAGATactgaatttgaaaatagtaATGAAGTTTCATATCTTAAACAACCTCttgaattaaatgataaattttttacagaaGAAATTAagcataattttgaaataaaaaataatttattagaatctaatgattttgaaaatcgatattttttcgaaaaacaatCTTCAATAGAATGTGAtgattttgatagaaaaataaatatagaaacttCCAAGAAAACGaaatcaaacaaatattttgattttaccgaaaactattcgaaattttacataccaaatatatcaatttcaaaggaaaatgaaattataaaatcatctttattaaaaaacataaaaagcatTCAAAATGTCGGAACAGATTCTTATGGTATTGAAATCTCTAATAGTCAAGTTTTTGTTcctaaaaattacatatattccgGTATAGAGAATGCAAtgaatgatttgaaatttgaagtaGACCCAAAcatgagaaaaatattgcaagaAAGTACTCAAACaaacaataattcaataaatataaataattttaaaataactagtACCCAAGAATCTCAACATTTAAATGAgtctaaaatagaaaatgggTTTGCATCTGattcaagaaataaagaaaatgcttTTCTCATGCAAGTTTctgaattcaaaaaattagaagaagaatataaaaataattattttttatataaaaagcgtagatttctgaaaaaaaatgagtCTAAAATTAGTAGTGAAATTGTTGATTCTCTTTTAGATACtacttataaacaaaaattattctcttctactttgaaaaatcgaagCTTTTTTACTTCTTTAGATAATCTGAATTTACAAACTTAttctgataatttaaataatgaaaatataaaaaaactaaagcaaaaaaaggaatttataccttataattatgatattgaaaGTGCAATATGCAAAAAAGATATCAATGATTCACTATCTACAGAatcaaaaaatctttcaattgaGCCTTActtatatcaaaaatcaaaagatttagattccttaaatcttaaaaaagaagatataaagagagaaaaatataatacatatcctattctctttcctttggaaaatatatctaGATCTACTTTAGATAGTCTGCCTTTCAATTCACAATTTGCATTAAGGAAACTTATAACATCATATTCAAACAAAACTACTGCAGAATTAGATTCTACCTTGATACAGAAAACTATTGATGAAACAATGAGACTCGATGATGAGTTACGAAagactgaaaaaaatttatcgctaTGTGAagtaaatagattaaaacgtatgaaattcttaaatatgaatttatctcAATCTGAATCAAATGCagaaactaatataaataattctataatcatatataaaaaaaaaataaaaaatgagaatttcaatttaaattcagattcgaaaataaatcaaaataataataatttagcgTTCAAGAATAAATCTCTAATAGGAAGGACTTCAtctttaagagaaaaatttgagaCGATTATCGAAGATGTGGATCTGAAACCAGGCCGACAAATAG cTAATCAAAAAGTAATTCAGCAATCACAACAAAGACCAGCGAGTACACCGATTGAAACCCAACATTGTGTGTTGACGAGTGTTCAACAGGAGATTGCTGCACGTCGAAAAGCTAATATTTCTCGTCAAGATTCAAGATTATCTGTAAAATGTTTGATAGAAAGCATTGAAAATGCTACGAAACAAGCAAAAGCAG gccCTGGGAGTCGTAGTAGTTCTACATCTTCACTTAATTCCATTGGAACGAATGACATAATGACATTAAAAGCTCCACTTCGAGAACAACagcaaattaataatcttatttgcACGACTAAttcaacgaataataataaaacccAAACCACAATTAGAAAACCATTGTCAg aaaCAAAGTCAACAGTACCCGTAGTGTTGAGCTCTGGCGAATTATTAGAATCTGCTGCTCTAAATGCGAAGGCCATTGACTTCGTACGTCGTAACAGCGTAACGGATTTATCGGAACGTAAAGATCCTCTTTgtggtttaataaaaaatggagGGTCGAAACGAAATGCATTGCTTAAATGGTGTCAGAACAAAACCATGGGTTAtcgaaatatagatattacaaattttagtaGCTCATGGAACGACGGTTTGGCTTTTTGCGCTATTCTTCATTCCTATCTTCCACATAAAGTACCATATGACACATTAACACCagtagaaaaaagaagaaatttttctattgctTTCTCCGCGGCGGAGAGCGTTGGAATACCTACTACATTG AATATAGGGGAAATGTGTCAATTAGAACGACCTGATTGGCAACAAGTTATGACATATGTGACCAGTATTTATAAACACTTCGaaacataa